A single Nissabacter sp. SGAir0207 DNA region contains:
- a CDS encoding helix-turn-helix transcriptional regulator, which produces MIVNHPERDQIRLENVLTALGNPLRLTVVRVLAGGGEHPCSAVLSGIPKSTLTHHWRVLRDSGVIWQRPYGRENLLSLRREDLDARFPGLLDALLNAVQEDALTQAVTTQNLPPRQGA; this is translated from the coding sequence ATGATTGTGAACCACCCTGAGCGTGACCAGATCCGTCTGGAGAATGTGCTGACCGCGCTGGGCAACCCCCTGCGCCTGACCGTGGTGCGGGTGCTGGCCGGCGGCGGCGAACACCCATGCAGCGCCGTACTGAGCGGCATCCCAAAATCGACCCTTACCCACCACTGGCGCGTGTTGCGTGACAGCGGGGTGATCTGGCAGCGGCCCTATGGCCGGGAGAACTTGTTGTCACTGCGGCGGGAGGATCTGGACGCGCGTTTCCCCGGCTTGCTGGATGCGCTGTTGAATGCGGTTCAGGAAGATGCCCTGACACAGGCGGTCACCACCCAGAACCTGCCGCCACGTCAGGGCGCGTAA
- a CDS encoding DMT family transporter has translation MNPTPQQRLLGVAGVLVASLLWGTTGTAATFAPDVSAAAIGAAAMGLGGLLQAAIAFRGIARQRAHLRHSWQMLLMGALAVAIYPLAFYASMRYAGVTIGTVVSIGSAPLLSALIEYRLDGLRLTPRWMVGAALGVGGLVLLCLAEAAVHTDGGSSGVMVGMALGLVAGFTYAFYSWSARRMMQRGIASGAAMGATFGLGGLLLLPVLLVTGAPLLASWGNAAVGLYMATVPMFVGYLCYGYGLARIPASTATTITLLEPVIAALLAVVIVGERLPALGWGGIALVVASLLVITVPLKRRAARRATA, from the coding sequence GTGAACCCGACACCACAACAGCGCCTGCTGGGCGTCGCCGGGGTATTGGTCGCCTCCCTGCTGTGGGGCACCACCGGCACTGCCGCCACCTTTGCGCCAGACGTCAGCGCCGCCGCCATTGGCGCAGCGGCGATGGGGTTGGGCGGCCTGTTACAGGCGGCCATTGCCTTTCGTGGCATCGCACGCCAGCGCGCCCACCTGCGCCATTCATGGCAGATGTTGCTGATGGGCGCGCTGGCAGTGGCAATCTACCCGCTGGCCTTCTACGCCTCGATGCGCTATGCCGGCGTGACCATCGGCACCGTAGTGTCGATCGGCTCTGCCCCGCTGCTCTCGGCGCTGATTGAGTACCGGTTGGATGGGCTGCGCCTGACGCCGCGCTGGATGGTGGGTGCCGCCCTTGGCGTTGGTGGGCTGGTGCTGCTCTGTCTGGCGGAAGCGGCGGTACATACGGATGGCGGCTCCAGCGGGGTGATGGTCGGCATGGCGCTGGGGCTGGTGGCGGGCTTTACCTACGCCTTCTACTCATGGTCTGCGCGGCGGATGATGCAGCGCGGCATCGCCTCAGGTGCGGCAATGGGCGCCACCTTCGGCCTTGGCGGCCTGCTGCTGCTGCCGGTGTTGCTGGTGACCGGTGCACCGCTGCTGGCCTCCTGGGGCAACGCCGCGGTCGGCCTCTACATGGCCACGGTGCCGATGTTTGTTGGCTATCTCTGCTACGGTTACGGGCTGGCGCGCATCCCGGCCAGCACCGCCACCACCATCACCCTGCTGGAGCCGGTGATCGCCGCGCTGCTGGCGGTGGTGATCGTCGGTGAGCGGTTGCCAGCGCTCGGCTGGGGCGGCATCGCGCTGGTGGTCGCCAGCCTGCTGGTGATCACCGTGCCGCTCAAGCGCCGCGCCGCCCGCCGCGCGACTGCCTGA
- a CDS encoding ABC transporter ATP-binding protein — protein sequence MFYRRLERLIDVFQTAPSEAPPNKVLPFYLYYLRQVWPSFIALLVVGLIGALIEVVLFNYLSRIINIVNTTTMSELFSEYGGELLWMAVVAMVMRPLCVGLHDLLIHQTISPGMGSLICWQNHNYVIKQSVDFFQRDFSGRIAQRIMQTGNALRDSAVQAVDALWQVLIFIISSLVLFASADWRLMLPLIVWLVCYTFTLYYFIPRLKRTGVRSSDAYSRLVGRIVDSYTNITTLKLFAHTSLEQQYVRQAITDQTQKAQQAGRTITTIDTLITVLNGMLIVATTGLALWLWTQSLLSVGAIALAVGLMLRIVSMSGWLMWVINGVFGGIGMVQDGLEMVAQPIHVADRPHAPALTIPRGEIRFEAIHFHYDSYNSVVQNFNMTIHPGEKIGLIGPSGAGKSTLVNLLLRFYDVKSGQILIDGQNIADVSQESLRAQIGVISQDTSLLNRSLRENLMYGNPNASDAAIMEALRQVQADEFITQLSDSEGRTGLDAHVGERGTRLSGGQRQRIAIARVLLKDAPILVMDEATSALDSEVEAAVQENLEPIMAGKTVIAIAHRLSTIAKMDRLIVLNQGQIVEMGTHQELMALNGLYSRLWRHQIAGFVSESA from the coding sequence ATGTTCTATCGACGTTTAGAGAGATTGATTGACGTTTTCCAGACCGCGCCCAGTGAAGCGCCGCCCAATAAAGTCCTGCCGTTCTATCTCTACTATCTGCGCCAGGTGTGGCCAAGTTTTATCGCGCTGCTGGTGGTCGGCCTCATTGGCGCATTGATAGAGGTGGTACTGTTCAACTACCTCAGCCGGATTATCAATATCGTCAACACCACCACCATGAGCGAGTTGTTTAGCGAGTATGGCGGCGAGCTGCTGTGGATGGCAGTGGTGGCAATGGTGATGCGCCCGCTCTGCGTCGGCCTGCATGATTTGTTGATTCACCAGACCATCAGCCCCGGCATGGGTAGCCTAATCTGTTGGCAGAACCATAACTATGTGATCAAACAGAGCGTCGATTTCTTCCAGCGCGACTTCTCCGGGCGCATCGCCCAGCGCATCATGCAGACCGGCAATGCCCTGCGTGACTCGGCGGTACAGGCCGTAGACGCCCTCTGGCAGGTGCTGATCTTTATCATCAGTTCGCTGGTGCTGTTCGCCTCCGCCGACTGGCGGTTGATGCTGCCGCTGATCGTCTGGCTGGTGTGCTACACCTTCACGCTCTACTACTTCATCCCACGCCTGAAGAGAACCGGCGTCCGCTCCTCTGATGCCTATTCGCGGCTGGTGGGCCGCATCGTGGACAGCTACACCAATATCACCACCCTGAAACTGTTTGCCCACACCTCGCTGGAGCAGCAGTACGTCCGTCAGGCGATTACCGACCAAACCCAGAAGGCGCAGCAGGCCGGGCGCACCATTACCACCATCGACACGCTGATTACGGTGCTGAACGGTATGCTGATTGTTGCCACCACCGGGCTGGCGCTCTGGCTCTGGACGCAATCGCTGCTCAGCGTGGGCGCGATTGCGTTGGCGGTTGGGTTGATGCTGCGGATTGTCAGCATGTCGGGCTGGCTAATGTGGGTCATCAATGGCGTGTTCGGCGGCATCGGCATGGTACAGGATGGGCTGGAGATGGTGGCGCAACCGATCCATGTCGCTGACCGCCCCCATGCCCCGGCGCTCACCATCCCGCGTGGCGAGATCCGCTTTGAAGCTATCCACTTCCATTACGACAGCTACAACTCCGTGGTGCAGAACTTCAATATGACTATCCATCCCGGCGAGAAGATTGGCCTGATTGGCCCCTCCGGTGCCGGTAAATCCACGTTGGTGAATTTGCTATTGCGCTTCTACGACGTCAAGAGCGGCCAGATCCTGATTGATGGGCAGAACATCGCCGACGTCAGCCAGGAGAGCCTGCGCGCACAGATTGGCGTCATCTCCCAGGACACCTCGCTGCTAAACCGCTCGCTGCGTGAGAACCTGATGTACGGCAACCCCAACGCCTCGGATGCGGCCATCATGGAGGCGCTGCGCCAGGTGCAGGCTGACGAATTCATCACCCAACTCAGTGATAGCGAAGGGCGCACCGGGCTGGATGCGCATGTCGGCGAACGCGGTACGCGGCTCTCCGGCGGCCAGCGCCAGCGCATCGCCATTGCCCGCGTACTGCTGAAGGATGCGCCGATTCTGGTGATGGATGAGGCCACCTCCGCCCTCGACTCCGAAGTGGAGGCGGCGGTGCAGGAGAACCTGGAGCCGATCATGGCGGGCAAGACCGTCATTGCCATCGCGCACCGTCTCTCCACCATCGCCAAGATGGATCGGCTGATCGTGTTGAACCAAGGGCAGATTGTTGAGATGGGCACCCATCAGGAGTTAATGGCGCTCAACGGGCTATATAGCCGACTATGGCGACACCAGATCGCCGGTTTTGTCAGCGAATCCGCCTGA
- a CDS encoding TetR/AcrR family transcriptional regulator: MSDTLHEKPESARDRLLGAARVLFYNDGIAATGIDAITKRAGVAKKSLYNNFASKAELIATYLQIRHEEWLALYALRLQQATTPQERVLAVFLAYEDHAEYAYERGFRGCGLLNAAAELPAGAPGRQAVRIHKEEVEAILAGHLAEMLAGDRERAALLARHFAFLLEGSISRAGLEGNGECVRQAKTMALAMMEAL, encoded by the coding sequence ATGAGCGACACGCTGCACGAGAAACCGGAGAGCGCCCGTGACCGCCTGCTGGGCGCGGCGCGGGTGCTGTTCTACAACGATGGCATAGCCGCCACCGGCATTGACGCCATTACCAAACGGGCTGGCGTCGCCAAAAAGAGCCTGTATAACAACTTCGCCTCCAAGGCGGAGCTGATTGCCACCTATCTGCAAATCCGCCATGAGGAGTGGCTGGCGCTCTACGCGCTGCGCCTGCAACAGGCCACCACGCCACAGGAGCGGGTACTGGCGGTGTTCCTCGCCTATGAGGATCATGCGGAGTATGCCTATGAGCGCGGATTCCGCGGCTGCGGGCTGCTGAACGCCGCCGCCGAACTGCCCGCCGGTGCGCCGGGGCGGCAGGCGGTGCGCATCCACAAGGAGGAGGTGGAAGCGATTCTCGCCGGGCATCTGGCCGAGATGCTGGCCGGGGACAGGGAGCGGGCCGCGCTGCTCGCCCGCCACTTTGCCTTTTTGCTGGAGGGTTCGATCTCCCGCGCCGGGCTGGAGGGCAACGGTGAGTGCGTGCGCCAGGCCAAAACCATGGCGCTCGCCATGATGGAGGCGCTGTGA
- a CDS encoding EAL domain-containing protein produces MSVKRFLAPDGDHHTTTTFIRRTLRWMMALLALLFAIAIGALVSIANNLNDQADAQSALLLKKALDNRLERLVTHTNDNAWWSEAYENLHVEVNTDWAYSRENLGASQYSDFGYEGLFVIDGQGHTRYSVIRGKLSSLSLTQWLGSDPLPLIHAGLKPDESESSTSARFLLNGNLALLAASTLSAGNGGHVSPVTGPPSLLVFVDVLGPQKLAALGNEYGIQQVRVAQGDTAHGPRLGTLRVPLPSGEVTLAWRSAEPGRQLLRYILPLLLALGVITGLSAVFMMRSALNKARLYDENNFLLEQHRQALTASERRFRDVAEATTDWIWETDAQLNFTYLSERFPSITGHRIAAWLGQPVTEFMQADNVSLGDWITEPGQTGHRRLLHCRYLSAQGHPRYCHIALKPVITESGATGYRGTATDVTLEVEAQARVQYLSLHDELTGLPNRTRMREFLEGKLQALPDNEHPLAMVSLDLDKFKPVNDLFGHPAGDAVLHEVSARLRSCLREYDLVARQGGDEFILILPDIMRREEIEAICARILTEVRKPFIVSGNEIFIGVSMGIALAPQDAVDAGELLRFSDIALYEAKNAGRNTWRFYAPEMEQQIVQRRELEESLRDAIRLQQFRLVYQPRYDLHSRRVTAVEALIRWDHPQLGVIMPDQFIPLAEETGLISAISEWVLRTACRDAAQALGDLAISVNISAVEFGSRGLIERVKAALAAAGLSPERLEIEVTEGVTLHNPQQSLALMQELKALGVRLLIDDFGIGYSSLSYLRSFPFDGIKLDKSFIDAMPHDENANAVVENIIGLGKAFSLSITAEGVETQAQLDKLKMLDCDEMQGYLVDRPLELAALRERLAAMRSGESGEEGR; encoded by the coding sequence GACAACCGGCTGGAGCGGCTGGTGACCCACACCAATGACAACGCGTGGTGGAGCGAAGCCTATGAGAACCTGCATGTTGAGGTGAATACCGATTGGGCCTACAGCCGTGAGAATTTGGGTGCCTCCCAGTACTCGGATTTCGGTTACGAAGGGCTGTTTGTGATCGATGGGCAGGGCCACACCCGCTATAGCGTCATCCGGGGCAAACTCTCCTCCCTGAGCCTGACGCAGTGGCTGGGCAGCGATCCGCTGCCGCTGATCCATGCTGGCCTGAAGCCGGACGAAAGTGAGTCCTCCACCAGCGCGCGGTTCCTGCTGAACGGCAATCTGGCGCTGCTGGCGGCCTCCACCCTCTCGGCGGGCAATGGGGGGCATGTCAGCCCGGTGACGGGGCCGCCGTCGCTGCTGGTGTTTGTGGACGTGCTGGGGCCACAGAAGCTGGCGGCGCTGGGGAACGAGTATGGCATCCAGCAGGTGAGGGTGGCACAGGGCGACACCGCGCATGGCCCCCGGCTGGGGACGTTGCGGGTGCCACTGCCCAGTGGCGAGGTGACGCTGGCGTGGCGCAGCGCGGAGCCGGGCCGCCAGCTATTGCGCTACATCCTGCCGCTGCTGCTGGCGCTGGGGGTGATAACCGGCCTCAGCGCGGTCTTTATGATGCGCAGCGCCCTCAACAAGGCGCGCCTCTACGATGAGAACAACTTCTTGCTGGAGCAGCACCGGCAGGCGCTGACCGCCAGCGAGCGCCGCTTCCGCGATGTGGCGGAAGCCACCACCGACTGGATCTGGGAGACCGACGCCCAGCTTAACTTCACCTACCTCTCCGAGCGCTTCCCCAGCATCACTGGCCACCGCATCGCCGCGTGGCTGGGCCAGCCAGTGACGGAGTTCATGCAGGCGGACAACGTGTCGCTGGGCGACTGGATCACCGAGCCGGGGCAGACCGGCCACCGCCGCCTGCTGCACTGCCGCTACCTCTCCGCGCAGGGGCACCCACGTTACTGCCACATCGCCCTGAAACCGGTGATTACCGAGAGTGGGGCGACGGGCTACCGTGGCACCGCCACCGACGTCACGCTGGAGGTGGAGGCACAGGCGCGGGTGCAGTACCTCTCCCTGCACGATGAGCTGACCGGCCTGCCAAACCGCACGCGGATGCGCGAGTTCCTGGAGGGAAAATTGCAGGCGTTGCCAGATAACGAGCACCCGCTGGCGATGGTCAGCCTGGATCTGGACAAGTTCAAGCCGGTGAATGACCTGTTCGGCCACCCGGCGGGCGATGCGGTGCTGCACGAGGTTTCGGCGCGCCTGCGCAGTTGCCTGCGTGAGTATGATCTGGTGGCGCGGCAGGGCGGTGACGAGTTCATCTTGATCCTGCCGGACATCATGCGGCGCGAGGAGATTGAGGCAATCTGCGCGCGCATCTTGACTGAGGTACGCAAGCCATTCATCGTCAGCGGCAATGAGATCTTCATCGGCGTCAGCATGGGCATCGCGCTCGCGCCACAGGACGCGGTGGACGCGGGCGAACTGCTGCGCTTCTCGGACATCGCCCTCTATGAGGCGAAAAACGCCGGCCGCAACACCTGGCGCTTCTACGCGCCAGAGATGGAGCAGCAGATCGTGCAGCGCCGCGAGCTGGAGGAGAGCCTGCGGGACGCCATCCGCCTGCAACAGTTCCGGCTGGTCTACCAGCCACGCTACGATCTGCACTCGCGGCGCGTTACGGCCGTCGAGGCGCTGATCCGCTGGGATCACCCGCAGCTGGGGGTGATTATGCCTGACCAGTTTATCCCGCTGGCGGAGGAGACCGGGCTTATCAGCGCCATCAGTGAATGGGTACTGCGCACCGCCTGCCGGGACGCGGCACAGGCGCTGGGCGATCTCGCCATCTCGGTGAACATCTCTGCCGTGGAGTTTGGCTCACGCGGGCTGATTGAGCGGGTCAAGGCAGCCTTGGCGGCCGCCGGGCTGTCGCCCGAGCGGCTGGAGATTGAGGTGACGGAAGGGGTGACGCTGCACAACCCGCAGCAGAGCCTGGCGCTGATGCAGGAGCTAAAGGCGCTCGGCGTGCGCTTGCTGATTGATGATTTTGGCATCGGCTACTCCTCCCTGAGTTATCTGCGCAGCTTCCCGTTCGACGGCATCAAGCTGGACAAATCCTTTATCGACGCGATGCCCCATGATGAGAACGCCAACGCGGTGGTGGAGAACATCATTGGCTTGGGCAAGGCGTTCTCCCTGAGCATCACCGCCGAGGGGGTGGAGACTCAGGCGCAGTTGGACAAACTCAAGATGCTGGATTGCGACGAGATGCAGGGCTATCTGGTGGATCGTCCGCTGGAGCTGGCGGCGCTGCGTGAGCGGCTGGCGGCGATGCGTTCTGGCGAGAGTGGGGAGGAGGGGCGCTGA
- a CDS encoding phospholipase D-like domain-containing protein yields the protein MPDTPLARLFHRLRQRVRGTPAASGFELVYDAPVETTLHAADLRNSAEVWCEMFARARQRIDIAQFYVAGQSGSRLDAVLAALEGAAARGVKIRFLIDEKGVGLSTPETLAQLQAMPGLAFRVIPFSRLAGGILHAKYLVVDRQQAFVGSQNLDWRALEHIQETGLLITGGEVVAQVAAIFEQDWRAQARLVAGQTVPRHVGHGPRGDVRQGNYLVASPRDWNPRGVADAQEILPRLLDSACRRIRVQVMEYAPLAYGEKRSRPFYGVVDSALRAAAARGVPVALMVSAWGTKKPEIAWLKSLALVPGVTIKVVTLPSAEAGFIPFARVVHSKIMTIDGELAWVGTSNWSGGYFDNSRNLELVLNDATMARRLDALYQQLWDSPYAAPLRIDEDYPTPRPGG from the coding sequence ATGCCTGACACCCCATTGGCCCGCCTGTTTCACCGCCTGAGGCAGAGGGTGCGTGGTACGCCAGCGGCTTCCGGTTTTGAGCTGGTGTATGACGCACCCGTTGAGACAACGCTTCATGCGGCAGATCTGCGCAATAGCGCGGAGGTGTGGTGCGAGATGTTCGCCCGCGCGCGGCAGCGCATCGACATCGCGCAGTTTTATGTGGCCGGGCAATCCGGCTCACGGCTGGACGCGGTACTGGCGGCGCTGGAAGGTGCGGCAGCGCGTGGCGTAAAGATTCGCTTTTTGATCGATGAGAAGGGGGTGGGACTCAGCACCCCGGAGACGCTGGCGCAGTTGCAGGCGATGCCGGGGCTGGCGTTCCGAGTGATTCCCTTTAGCCGATTGGCGGGCGGCATTCTCCATGCCAAGTATCTGGTGGTGGATCGGCAGCAGGCATTTGTCGGCAGCCAAAATCTTGACTGGCGCGCGCTGGAGCATATTCAGGAGACTGGCCTGTTGATCACCGGGGGTGAGGTGGTGGCCCAGGTGGCGGCCATCTTCGAGCAGGATTGGCGCGCGCAGGCGCGGCTGGTGGCTGGCCAGACGGTGCCACGGCATGTAGGGCATGGCCCACGAGGCGACGTGCGGCAGGGTAACTATCTGGTAGCCAGCCCGCGTGACTGGAACCCGCGCGGCGTGGCAGACGCCCAGGAGATACTGCCGCGCCTGCTGGACTCCGCCTGCCGCCGCATCCGGGTGCAGGTGATGGAGTACGCACCGCTGGCCTATGGCGAAAAGCGATCGCGCCCCTTTTATGGCGTGGTTGATAGCGCCTTGCGCGCGGCGGCGGCGCGCGGCGTGCCGGTGGCGCTGATGGTCTCGGCGTGGGGTACCAAAAAGCCGGAAATTGCGTGGCTGAAGAGTCTGGCGCTGGTGCCCGGCGTGACAATAAAAGTGGTGACGCTGCCGTCCGCTGAGGCCGGTTTCATCCCTTTTGCCCGCGTGGTGCACAGCAAAATCATGACCATTGATGGCGAGCTGGCTTGGGTTGGCACCAGCAACTGGAGCGGCGGCTATTTTGACAACTCGCGCAATCTGGAATTGGTCTTGAATGACGCAACGATGGCGCGGCGGCTTGATGCGCTCTACCAACAGTTATGGGACAGCCCCTACGCCGCGCCACTGCGCATTGATGAGGATTACCCAACCCCGCGCCCCGGCGGGTAG